The Rhodoferax ferrireducens T118 DNA segment TTGCCGGTCAGGTCCAGCGTCAAGCCAGTCGCCTTGGCAAAAGCCGCGTCGCCATCGGCCAGCATGCGCACCTTGCCGTTGGTCTTCTGGTCGCGCGCCCAGGCACCCATGACAAAAGCATCATTGACGCTGACGCACCAGATTTCATCAACCCCGGCGGCTTTCAGCGCGTCGAAGTGCTGGATATAGCCAGGCACATGCTTAGCCGAACAAGTTGGCGTGAAGGCCCCCGGCAAAGCAAACAGGGCAATGGTCTTGCCCGCGCTGGCCTTCGCGACGTCCACGGGGTTGGGGCCGAGACTACAGCCGCCGCCCTCCACTTCCGAAAATTCCATCAAAGTGGTTGCGGGAAGTTGATCGCCTACTTTAATCATTGAATGGTCCTTAAATGATGGATTGAAATTTGTGAGACAGCGCATGAAGTCCGCCCCATAGAGAAATACAAATAGAAACGGCTCACATTGTGAGCCGTTTCTACGAACCTTGCAGTCTCAGGACTGCAAAGGCTTAAACCACAGCCGCCTTTTGAACCAGGCGGGTTGCCACCCAGTTCTTGGTTTTAGAAATGGGACGGCTTTCCGTGATCTCAATGATGTCACCCAGTTTGTACTCGCCCGTTTCGTCATGGGCGTGGTACTTGCTGGACTTACCAACGATCTTGCCATAGAGCTCGTGTTTGACACGACGCTCAATCAGCACAGTCACAGTCTTGGCACGCTTGTCGCTGACCACCTTGCCAACCAAGGTGCGCTTGAGGGATTTTTTAGCTTCCGTCATTTATCGCTCCTTATTTGGCGGATGTTTCAGCGCTTTGCTTCTCGACAAGAATGGTCTTGGCGCGAGCAATATCACGGCGCGTGGAGCGCAGCGTAGCGGTGTTGTTGAGTTGTTGCGTGGCTTTTTGCATGCGCAGGCCAAAGTGAGCTTTTTGCAACTCTTTGACTTCTGCTTGCAGACCGGCAACGTCTTTTTGGCGTAGTTCAGTAGTTTTCATATCATGTTCTCCTGATTACTGGCCAATCATGCGAGCCACAAAAGTGGTCCGCAAAGGCAGCTTGGCGGCTGCCAAACGAAACGCTTCACGAGCCAACTCTTCTGGTACGCCGACAATTTCAAAAACGATCTTACCCGGCTGGATTTCAGCCACGTAGTACTCAGGATTGCCTTTGCCGTTACCCATACGCACTTCAGCAGGCTTTTGGGAAATTGGCTTGTCAGGGAAGACTCGGATCCAGATACGGCCACCACGTTTGACGTGACGAGAAATCGCACGACGTGCGGCTTCAATCTGACGAGCTGTCAAACGACCGCGGTCAATACACTTCAGACCGAAATCACCAAACGCAACCGAGCTACCTCGAGTTGCGATACCGGTGTTACGGCCCTTTTG contains these protein-coding regions:
- the rpmC gene encoding 50S ribosomal protein L29, yielding MKTTELRQKDVAGLQAEVKELQKAHFGLRMQKATQQLNNTATLRSTRRDIARAKTILVEKQSAETSAK
- the rpsQ gene encoding 30S ribosomal protein S17, whose amino-acid sequence is MTEAKKSLKRTLVGKVVSDKRAKTVTVLIERRVKHELYGKIVGKSSKYHAHDETGEYKLGDIIEITESRPISKTKNWVATRLVQKAAVV
- a CDS encoding peroxiredoxin codes for the protein MIKVGDQLPATTLMEFSEVEGGGCSLGPNPVDVAKASAGKTIALFALPGAFTPTCSAKHVPGYIQHFDALKAAGVDEIWCVSVNDAFVMGAWARDQKTNGKVRMLADGDAAFAKATGLTLDLTGKGMGLRSNRYSMLVKDGKVVTLNIEAPGKFEVSDAATLLAQAKA
- the rplP gene encoding 50S ribosomal protein L16 — its product is MLQPARRKYRKEQKGRNTGIATRGSSVAFGDFGLKCIDRGRLTARQIEAARRAISRHVKRGGRIWIRVFPDKPISQKPAEVRMGNGKGNPEYYVAEIQPGKIVFEIVGVPEELAREAFRLAAAKLPLRTTFVARMIGQ